From a single Nicotiana tabacum cultivar K326 chromosome 8, ASM71507v2, whole genome shotgun sequence genomic region:
- the LOC107780605 gene encoding protein MKS1-like, producing MDPPEHPAGKSPKRELQGPRPTPLKVRKDSHKIRKPPVVPHQQHHQLPPQAPARLPVIIYTVSPKVIHANPSEFMTLVQRLTGPDSSSSFSSSSSSFPFQENMNIGTISRAARFASIEKTRTLEGKNPQICDMEMVEGIETNREVERSSGVFPGILSPNPASLQPIPSNFFSPPSDPNPLGFFNDLSPVLHSNRNHFGHSYLSSPSNFISPRIILSPGTPSLDLFSNLFDV from the coding sequence ATGGATCCACCCGAACACCCCGCCGGAAAGTCGCCGAAGAGAGAGCTCCAAGGCCCCCGGCCAACACCTCTTAAAGTACGTAAAGATTCACATAAGATAAGAAAACCGCCGGTGGTGCCACATCAGCAACACCACCAGCTACCACCTCAAGCTCCAGCACGATTGCCAGTTATAATATACACCGTGTCCCCTAAGGTAATCCATGCAAACCCTAGCGAGTTCATGACGTTGGTCCAAAGACTCACTGGACCAGATTCCTCGTCCTCATTTTCCTCGTCGTCCTCTTCATTCCCTTTTCAAGAAAATATGAATATCGGCACGATATCTCGAGCAGCTAGGTTTGCTTCGATAGAGAAAACAAGAACCCTAGAAGGGAAAAACCCACAAATTTGTGACATGGAAATGGTTGAAGGGATAGAGACAAATAGAGAAGTCGAAAGAAGTAGTGGAGTTTTTCCAGGTATTTTATCTCCAAATCCAGCTTCTCTTCAACCTATACCTTCAAATTTCTTCTCACCACCATCTGATCCAAATCCTCTTGGATTTTTCAATGATTTAAGTCCTGTATTACATAGTAACAGGAATCATTTTGGACATAGTTATTTATCTAGCCCTTCAAATTTTATTTCACCTAGAATAATTCTATCTCCAGGTACTCCATCTTTAGACCTTTTCAGTAACCTCTTTGATGTTTAA
- the LOC107780604 gene encoding uncharacterized protein LOC107780604, translated as MAGSLMECWNNDLLNGENEEEETQENKIRMALCRIACKSILIYYEKYMYKEPCRTSKRTENIFIQKILHGNETRCYENFRLRKTVFLDLSKDLTNKYGLKPTRGMSVYEELGMFLMICTHGAGNRLVQEIFQHSGETIHRHFHSVLKAIGKLARDIIQPHPSYNDGAGDHKPCNQRYLPFFKDCIGALDDTHVKARLPQGQEIPYIGCKGYPTQNILVVVDFNMCFTFAWAGWEGAAHDNCIFCETLHRPELNFSHPSGDKYYLVDAGYSHIKGYMAPYKGDNVRYHLAEFRRGKTRQLRAPNGRKEMFNYLHSSCRNIVERTFGVWKARWFILRDMSFYHIDTQRNIVLAAMAIHNYIRKKCKVDNAFQEAENERYVPRVDPDVERSTRVNVTNEENVENQGNNNIWMAIRDLIAQDIYDR; from the exons ATGGCTGGAAG TTTAATGGAATGCTGGAACAATGACTTGTTAAATGgcgaaaatgaagaagaggaaactCAAGAAAATAAGATACGGATGGCACTATGTCGAATAGCATGTAAGAGTATATTGATATATTATGAGAAATACATGTACAAGGAACCATGTCGTACATCTAAACGCACTGAgaatatatttatccaaaagATATTACATGGAAATGAGACTCGGTGTTATGAAAATTTTAGATTGAGGAAGACAGTATTTCTTGATTTAAGCAAAGATCTAACTAATAAATATGGTCTTAAACCCACGCGTGGAATGTCTGTCTATGAGGAGTTAGGGATGTTCTTGATGATTTGTACACATGGTGCCGGAAATCGATTGGTACAAGAGATTTTTCAACATTCAGGAGAAACAATTCATAGGCATTTTCATAGTGTTCTAAAGGCCATTGGTAAGCTTGCAAGAGACATAATTCAACCACATCCAAGTTATAATGATGGTGCAGGAGATCACAAGCCATGTAATCAACGATATCTCCCTTTCTTTAAA GATTGTATTGGAGCACTTGATGACACACATGTGAAAGCAAGATTGCCTCAAGGTCAAGAGATACCATATATTGGGTGTAAAGGTTATCCTACTCaaaatattcttgttgttgtCGACTTTAATATGTGTTTTACATTTGCATGGGCTGGGTGGGAAGGAGCAGCTCATGATAACTGTATATTTTGTGAGACACTTCATAGACCCGAGCTGAATTTTTCACATCCATCTGGGGACAAATATTATCTTGTTGATGCAGGATATTCACACATAAAGGGATATATGGCTCCATATAAAGGGGATAATGTGAGATACCACCTTGCAGAATTTCGTCGAGGTAAGACACGACAATTGCGAGCACCAAATGGACGTAAAGAAATGTTCAATTATTTGCATTCTTCTTGCAGAAACATTGTAGAGCGAACATTTGGGGTATGGAAAGCAAGGTGGTTTATTTTGCGAGATATGTCTTTTTATCATATTGACACTCAAAGAAATATCGTATTGGCTGCAATGGCGATTCATAATTACATTAGAAAGAAATGTAAGGTGGACAATGCATTCCAAGAAGCTGAGAATGAGAGATATGTGCCACGTGTTGATCCTGATGTTGAAAGATCCACGAGAGTCAACGTTACAAATGAAGAAAATGTAGAAAATCaaggaaataataatatttggatgGCAATTCGTGATCTGATTGCTCAAGATATCTATGATAGATGA